One window from the genome of Acidobacteriota bacterium encodes:
- a CDS encoding DUF3011 domain-containing protein, with protein sequence MFAAPGTGWDIVRATYGSGNSWVDVTERVRSLVQNDMLNFSVGRDTLGQTGQWGRNRILRLQLRDARGNNRLVIYRDRQQVNLQVNTTYLSRLRINRATYGSGYRSADVTARLNSQIQGNQLNLRVNNDTMGGDPAPNQSKTLTVAYALDSRTNQVVINEGDMLRLNNSTGTNTGRLQITRAVYGVGSRWADVTNRLNSQIQGNQLRMDVNNDTMGGDPAQNQSKTLRVDYTFDGRTNQVAVNEGDTLQLNSGTSNSRLQITRAIYGAGYRNSDVTARLNSQIRGDQLNLQVNNDTMGGDPAQNQSKTLRVDYTIDGRTGQVAVNEGDTLRLNSGTSNNNGSLQITRATYGSGYRNSDVTARLNSQIRGDQLNLQVNNDTMGGDPAPNQSKTLTVAYALNGRTNQVVINEGDMLRLPFGDTSNNNGSLQITRATYGAGYRNSDVTARLNSQIRNDQLNLQVNNDTMGGDPAPNQAKTLTVAYTLNGRTNQVVINEGDMLRLPSSNTSQLSQRVRCESTEASGYQRNYCRADTRGGVRLSRKLSDSECVQGSGWGYDAGGVWVDRGCSADFETGNGVSSGASTTIPSGTELSVRTNEVIDSKTAEAGQTYSAVIVNDVRDGFGMVTIPRGSDAELVIRSADGGSVASSSDLVIDMNSVTVAGTRYMVSTNDLEQRGGTGVGANRRTAIMVGGGAALGTLIGALAGGAKGAAIGAAAGAGAGLGAQILTRGKQVRVPAETVLNFRLDQDVRFQALR encoded by the coding sequence TTGTTCGCCGCTCCTGGGACGGGCTGGGATATTGTCCGCGCCACTTACGGCTCGGGAAATAGCTGGGTCGACGTGACCGAGCGTGTCCGCTCGCTGGTCCAAAACGACATGCTGAATTTCAGCGTGGGTCGAGACACGCTCGGGCAAACGGGCCAGTGGGGCCGCAATCGCATCCTGAGGCTCCAGCTGAGAGATGCGCGCGGCAACAACAGGCTGGTCATCTATCGCGACCGGCAGCAGGTCAACCTGCAGGTCAACACCACGTACCTCAGCCGTCTGCGTATCAACCGCGCCACCTATGGCTCGGGATATCGCAGTGCCGACGTCACCGCGCGGCTGAACTCGCAGATCCAGGGCAATCAGCTCAACCTGCGAGTGAACAACGACACCATGGGTGGTGATCCCGCTCCGAACCAGTCGAAGACACTGACCGTCGCATACGCGTTGGACAGCCGCACCAACCAGGTCGTGATCAACGAAGGCGACATGCTGCGCCTCAACAACAGCACCGGTACCAACACCGGCCGGCTGCAGATCACGCGCGCCGTCTATGGCGTGGGCAGCCGCTGGGCCGACGTCACCAATCGCCTGAACTCCCAGATCCAAGGCAATCAGCTGCGCATGGATGTGAACAACGACACCATGGGTGGCGATCCGGCGCAGAACCAGAGCAAGACGCTGCGCGTGGACTACACCTTCGATGGCCGCACCAACCAGGTGGCGGTCAATGAAGGCGACACGCTGCAACTGAATAGCGGCACCAGCAACAGCCGCTTGCAGATCACGCGCGCGATCTACGGCGCGGGCTATCGCAACTCCGATGTCACCGCGCGGCTGAACTCGCAGATACGCGGCGACCAGCTCAACTTGCAGGTCAACAACGACACCATGGGCGGCGATCCGGCGCAGAACCAGAGCAAGACGCTGCGCGTGGACTACACCATCGATGGCCGCACCGGCCAGGTGGCGGTCAATGAAGGCGATACGCTTCGCCTGAACAGCGGCACCAGCAACAATAACGGCAGCCTGCAGATCACGCGCGCTACGTATGGGTCGGGCTATCGCAACTCCGACGTCACCGCGCGGCTGAACTCGCAGATACGCGGCGACCAGCTCAACTTGCAGGTCAACAACGACACCATGGGCGGGGATCCCGCTCCGAACCAGTCGAAGACGCTGACCGTCGCATACGCGTTGAACGGCCGCACCAACCAGGTCGTGATCAACGAAGGCGACATGCTGCGCCTACCCTTTGGCGACACCAGCAACAATAACGGCAGCCTGCAGATCACGCGCGCTACGTACGGCGCGGGCTATCGCAACTCCGACGTCACCGCGCGGCTGAACTCGCAGATACGGAACGACCAGCTCAACTTGCAGGTCAACAACGACACCATGGGCGGGGATCCCGCTCCGAACCAGGCGAAGACACTGACCGTCGCATACACATTGAACGGCCGCACCAACCAGGTGGTGATCAATGAAGGCGACATGCTGCGCCTGCCCTCGAGCAACACCAGCCAGCTCTCGCAGCGGGTCCGCTGCGAGTCGACCGAAGCCAGCGGCTACCAGCGCAACTACTGCCGCGCGGACACGCGCGGCGGCGTTCGCCTCAGCCGCAAGCTGAGTGATTCGGAATGCGTCCAGGGCTCCGGCTGGGGCTATGACGCGGGCGGCGTGTGGGTCGACCGCGGTTGCAGCGCCGACTTTGAGACCGGGAACGGCGTCTCCTCGGGAGCTTCGACGACCATCCCGAGCGGAACGGAACTCTCCGTCCGGACCAATGAAGTGATCGACTCCAAGACGGCGGAAGCCGGCCAGACCTACTCCGCGGTGATCGTTAACGACGTTCGCGATGGATTTGGCATGGTCACGATCCCCCGCGGCTCCGACGCCGAGCTGGTGATCCGCAGCGCGGACGGCGGCAGCGTGGCCTCTTCCTCCGACCTGGTGATCGACATGAACTCGGTCACCGTTGCGGGAACCAGATACATGGTTAGCACGAATGACCTGGAGCAGCGCGGTGGCACGGGCGTGGGCGCGAATCGCAGGACCGCGATCATGGTGGGGGGCGGGGCAGCGCTCGGAACCCTGATCGGCGCCCTGGCGGGCGGCGCGAAGGGTGCGGCCATCGGAGCAGCCGCGGGCGCCGGTGCGGGTCTGGGCGCCCAGATCCTGACCAGGGGTAAGCAGGTGCGCGTGCCGGCGGAGACGGTGCTCAACTTCCGGCTCGATCAAGACGTTCGTTTCCAGGCCTTGCGCTAG
- a CDS encoding DUF3309 domain-containing protein: MLLGALPRWDHSRSWGYFPSGGLGLVLVIVVILILLGRV, from the coding sequence ATGCTCCTCGGAGCGCTTCCACGATGGGACCACAGCCGTTCCTGGGGCTACTTTCCCAGCGGCGGCCTCGGGTTGGTGCTGGTGATCGTGGTAATCCTGATCTTGTTGGGCAGGGTCTGA
- a CDS encoding lipid-binding SYLF domain-containing protein: MKKSLMLVVVLCLGTLSWADGREDARDRLTKAGVVLGEIMSAPDKGIPQEVLNNAKCIAVVPNLIKGAFIFGGKHGRGVATCRTATGWSAPAFISVGGGSWGLQIGVQGIDLVMVVMNDQGMQHMLSNKFQVGGDAAAAAGPVGRHASAGTDWKADSQILTYSRSKGLFAGISLTGAVVQQDNDSTRAIYHKLINQRTILSGSIAAPAVAASFMTAVRNSSASARAAEK, encoded by the coding sequence ATGAAGAAATCATTAATGTTGGTTGTTGTCCTCTGCCTGGGAACGTTGTCTTGGGCGGACGGACGTGAAGACGCGCGCGACCGCCTCACCAAGGCCGGCGTAGTGCTGGGCGAGATCATGTCCGCGCCCGATAAGGGCATCCCCCAGGAAGTGTTGAATAACGCCAAGTGCATCGCCGTAGTGCCGAACCTGATCAAAGGCGCGTTCATCTTCGGCGGCAAGCATGGCCGCGGCGTCGCTACCTGCCGTACCGCGACGGGCTGGAGCGCGCCGGCGTTCATCTCCGTCGGAGGTGGAAGCTGGGGATTGCAGATCGGCGTGCAGGGCATCGACCTCGTCATGGTGGTGATGAATGACCAGGGCATGCAGCACATGCTCTCGAACAAGTTCCAGGTGGGTGGCGACGCCGCTGCCGCCGCCGGACCAGTGGGACGCCATGCTTCTGCCGGCACCGACTGGAAAGCCGATAGCCAGATCCTTACCTACTCGCGCTCCAAAGGCCTCTTCGCCGGGATCTCGTTGACCGGTGCGGTGGTGCAGCAGGATAACGATTCCACCCGCGCCATCTATCACAAGCTCATCAACCAGCGCACCATCTTGAGCGGATCGATCGCGGCGCCGGCAGTGGCAGCGTCGTTCATGACCGCGGTGCGCAACAGCAGTGCGAGCGCGCGTGCAGCAGAGAAATAA
- a CDS encoding lmo0937 family membrane protein has product MLWTIVAILLIMWLLGFGFHFGGSLIHLLLVIALIVIVVNLLSGRRAVD; this is encoded by the coding sequence ATGCTTTGGACAATCGTTGCGATCCTCTTGATCATGTGGCTTCTCGGCTTTGGCTTCCACTTCGGCGGCAGCCTGATCCACCTCTTACTGGTGATAGCGCTCATCGTCATCGTCGTCAACCTGCTGAGCGGACGCCGCGCGGTGGACTAG
- a CDS encoding zinc dependent phospholipase C family protein — MRKSFRRGMTMWVMLAVLLCSLSQPSAGYSVLTHEQIVDLLWKDQITPLLLQKYPGTTAEQLHLAHAYAYGGCLIQDMGYYPFGNRGFSDLVHYVRSGDFVLALLSEASDVNEYAFALGALAHYTADITGHPSVNAAVAQEFPKLRTKYGPTVTFEQNPKAHIQTEFGFDVVQVAKQRYTSDRYHDFIGFQISKPVLERAFRKTYGVELKDVFANLDMSIGSFRRSISSIIPEMTRVALLLKKDDMVKEDPSFAKDKFLYNLKRADFEKEWGKEYQKPGIGARILAAFFLLLPKIGPFKALSFKMPSPETETLYLKSVNATVDQYRIYLQQLSAGKLALANTDFDTGKPTRAGEYRLTDETYAKLLGKLADAKFADVSPDLRHNILEFYADPGAVTATKREANDWKKTLKNIEQLRASVPSAAPAH, encoded by the coding sequence ATGCGTAAATCCTTTCGACGCGGCATGACCATGTGGGTGATGCTGGCGGTATTACTGTGCTCGCTCAGCCAGCCCAGCGCGGGCTATTCTGTACTCACGCACGAGCAGATCGTGGACCTGTTGTGGAAGGACCAGATCACGCCGCTGCTGCTGCAAAAATATCCCGGCACCACGGCCGAGCAGCTGCACCTCGCGCACGCCTATGCCTATGGCGGATGCCTGATCCAGGACATGGGCTACTACCCCTTCGGCAACCGCGGGTTCAGCGACCTGGTGCACTACGTGCGCAGCGGTGATTTTGTCTTGGCGCTGCTGTCAGAAGCCAGCGACGTGAACGAGTATGCCTTCGCGCTCGGGGCGCTGGCGCACTACACCGCCGACATCACCGGACATCCGTCGGTGAACGCGGCCGTGGCGCAGGAGTTTCCCAAGCTGCGGACCAAGTATGGCCCGACGGTGACCTTCGAGCAAAATCCGAAGGCGCACATCCAGACGGAGTTCGGCTTTGACGTGGTGCAGGTGGCGAAGCAGCGCTATACCAGCGACCGCTACCACGATTTCATCGGCTTCCAGATATCGAAACCAGTGCTGGAACGCGCCTTCCGCAAGACCTACGGCGTGGAGCTGAAAGATGTGTTCGCCAATCTCGATATGTCCATCGGAAGCTTTCGCCGGTCCATCAGCAGCATCATCCCTGAGATGACGCGCGTGGCGCTGCTGCTCAAGAAAGACGACATGGTCAAAGAGGATCCCAGCTTCGCGAAAGATAAGTTCCTCTACAACCTGAAGCGCGCCGATTTCGAAAAGGAGTGGGGGAAGGAATACCAGAAGCCGGGGATCGGAGCGCGCATCCTCGCCGCGTTCTTCCTGCTGTTGCCCAAGATCGGGCCCTTCAAGGCGCTATCGTTCAAGATGCCGAGTCCCGAGACCGAGACCTTGTACCTGAAGAGCGTGAACGCTACGGTCGACCAGTATCGCATCTACCTCCAACAGCTCTCGGCGGGAAAGCTGGCGCTCGCGAACACCGACTTCGATACCGGCAAGCCCACGCGCGCTGGCGAATACCGGTTGACGGATGAGACCTACGCCAAGCTGCTGGGCAAGCTGGCGGATGCGAAGTTCGCCGACGTGTCGCCGGACCTGCGTCACAACATTCTCGAGTTCTACGCCGATCCCGGCGCGGTCACTGCCACCAAACGCGAGGCCAATGACTGGAAGAAGACGCTGAAGAACATCGAGCAGCTGCGGGCGTCTGTTCCAAGTGCGGCGCCGGCCCACTAG